One genomic window of Hydra vulgaris chromosome 03, alternate assembly HydraT2T_AEP includes the following:
- the LOC105846402 gene encoding uncharacterized protein LOC105846402 isoform X4, with translation MECLNCSETLVASSSLFFFIKGDKDVHLSIKPEMYPLIKLEKKLCELKDDKKICINCNNCSFNVGSILPFGPNGTKFPAFSSDKVTLCKLRLKKKEKWWNAYKRFELQVEQRDRNNWFGELKKNFLEENINHKAVTKTIFPSIDNLSLFEWYSVSLKRKPRKYQIQAFVEALQSNLIVVLETGGGKTLIASMLIGRMCEINPQKMGLMIVDRIPLVFQHAASISSDTNLKVVSLCGENKTKHTIKQINDGYFDVLVITAGAFYEMVMQKYINVNMFCVVVIDECHHATGGHKYLDVIQFFTSMPLATQPRILGLTASPINAKTFTQGIDQLQKFLLNFPSAKIFFPDQSNSKQNIIPLEFEYSENQLRFLSQVVEMFNKHLKNNIYSPLKISGIELKKDLLNSYQMIGDLRTLEGNYQEHSGVISAIKVAYIYIESLEMCAIMGVRTAYNVIKDNVKEICKAYENVNEDSARLIKLSTILRGVEKTSKVLIFVHTKNVARALYKFLCDNFGMYNPRMVFGHGGYDGMLWEGEQELAIRDFATGDCNLIVATSVLEEGLDVAECDVVISFTSIKSLIQFIQVRGRARKHGSKFYSFQTMHESKITSKIRKQEEILKYVLRTYSDSHCLFSNLSKEIIKKIHNQFINNSSNTKVNFDNKDQGSFSFLIYVETKNIDISTIKERLFEVLQECNEFQVKQLEIINTTAELKSSTHRVFTKSCIVFLVGVHTKSHSSTSLDAYLQFCRTFNFNIKVDDICICPSWTQFSIKTCNNEVLNLQVKSTKLGIGYFVDKTSCVVVKETPIENCLFSKKEILISYSEFLVDFVVKVPLTFLGNFALISIDKDYFSLNMVLLHAPYICKIKNNAYVRSLKSNLSEIFSKYSLLQITFPINKIQDVQQVLFSPILFPIPHFYVKLNCVQTENYCNQDLCKQLSESIEWYLGCIKDSRMLCLPTEPLNDIKNHVDNQISSELQRSEVLELCEAALKAVFSRLNKYSYFDHFFTIYENEFNHMLKIPISKRDILHDVVPSNCVMIKRVVATPTRIVMLPPVPVASNRMIRLLSYYNILIVSFRDEDMSKLHDSDTHDYISFLMKDGIMVSKSRYYFFATSASQLRDHKTYFIEVPSNNEVKNLRSKIVPSPEEFKNVAKYMSRLGLYATADMKTRFRISTNMYSWTDDLKAKNGELTTDGCGKISLTMCAHIANILKIDKPSALQIRFSGIKGILVCTNDDDPDLKNKPFAFRPSMKKFENNDMTFCITSYSKYNSLSLNREVINLLNAVDSNLFSKVLIKIQQNELQKMVDIFNNERFARNSLYEFFSKEKIDNLSIVNIHHERFWFSILQGIYRLKVSDLVKRSSIPVEKGCLLVGVADPIGILEEGEIFLQIEYDSKKEIITGDALVYRNPCLHPGDQRVVCCVDKPSLRYLVNVVVFPVKNCECSFAASCSGGDLDGDQFAIIWDTNLIPPRHLIYPRFDYSQLTLVNPLIKNVDVTDENVIVDFFMKFMKNDSLGRIAHKHLALCDFIENGARNPLAVELAKSQAAAVDYPKTGILPKVPEEALKLLKQHTSTDGYPDFMGKKISYPSKKILGFLYRECKSIGFNFDLVSKENIENVFGFRLYVAGYQEYMKDALEVYACYVHNIKMIMSRFELKAEADVVLGCATYSWSIHLNADRGKAAKSIAECYQALVKKFREIFFSDINDFASKIKKACAWYNLVNDKTIKIIGHNKKYLSFPWVISDVLCEVFQRKHNQRPSNFYLDIGLSALNYFSKSSSLLLKIIADKTKVLNTIGYGIQRFVKKEFEVDRAFRVSTYGSTSIYVCEPESDVDICIFAEQCVFSSNIFPIQMRLHMNDFSNDEKEKHILQFVISRALDSVVSSKREVLDAKIPIIKCVIGDEDSAVSCDISMNLIGKLKTQYIHFLYQSNCLYLPLFWILVSWARVVGLVKSAINSTGVMDTAEFYSLIIGLMNTDKYENLFVENNRYSSISYLYSCLDKLKKRDKHKLGFMLHTFFRKAANLRGNMVFYWPAPNIPEVTIDSKVTEKISIFAQSAFHSVSATKNINELFLHALKSKMNLIEYSIKLPLSVSYAMTQACSFHSSRLSKLTGAVVSITPKEGTKNLLVTAVGSSLSINLLRSEIRDLIHTNKALVLGVLLKKKSKYFMEGSSLLIVEGKTLTYNPILKFEASLGAFELLHTSNRKDSLYVETDLDPLPSWLDEEFTRFQTCIIVQMSKFPHTKSIPIDATVRYGCFYLIDLCKQLPDSTTCLKMSEINRSIERGCINRKKWNRVDYNSSSSNKSCRCSCKF, from the exons ATGGAATGTCTAAACTGTTCTGAAACTTTGGTTGCTTCGAgtagcttatttttttttataaaaggagATAAAGATGTACATTTGTCAATTAAACCTGAAATGTACCCATTgatcaaattagaaaaaaagttgtgtGAATTAAaagatgacaaaaaaatttgcataaactGCAACAATTGTAGCTTCAATGTTGGCTCTATACTTCCTTTTGGTCCTAATGGTACTAAATTTCCAGCATTTTCTTCTGATAAAGTCACACTTTGTAAGCTCAGAttaaagaagaaagaaaaatgGTGGAATGCATATAAAAGGTTTGAGTTGCAAGTAGAACAACGAGACAGAAACAATTGGTTTGGAGAgcttaagaaaaattttttggaagAAAACATCAATCACAAAGCAGTAACAAAGACAATATTTCCATCCATCGATAATTTGAGTTTGTTCGAATGGTATTCAGTATCTCTTAAAAGGAAACCTCGAAAATACCAGATACAAGCATTTGTGGAGGCCCTCCAAAGTAACTTAATTGTTGTACTTGAAACCGGTGGTGGAAAAACACTTATAGCTTCAATGTTAATAGGTCGCATGTGTGAAATAAATCCTCAAAAAATGGGTCTGATGATTGTTGATAGAATTCCGCTTGTTTTCCAGCATGCTGCCTCTATTTCAAGTGATACTAACCTAAAAGTAGTAAGTTTATGTGGTGAAAATAAGACCAAACATACTATCAAGCAAATAAATGATGggtattttgatgttttagttaTTACTGCTGGAGCATTTTATGAAATGGTTATGCAAAAATACATTAATGTAAACATGTTTTGTGTGGTAGTAATCGATGAGTGTCATCATGCAACTGGTGGTCATAAGTATTTGGatgttattcaattttttacttCTATGCCATTAGCAACTCAGCCTAGAATTTTAGGTCTAACCGCATCTCCAATTAATGCAAAAACTTTTACTCAAGGAATAGACCAGCttcaaaagtttcttttaaattttccatccgcaaaaatattttttcctgaCCAATCAAATTCTAAGCAAAATATTATACCACTGGAATTTGAATACTCAGAAAATCAGTTAAGGTTTTTAAGTCAGGTTGTTgaaatgtttaataaacatcTTAAGAATAACATATATTCTCCTTTGAAAATTTCAggtatagaattaaaaaaagatttattgaaTTCTTACCAGATGATTGGAGACTTGCGTACATTAGAAGGTAATTATCAAGAACATTCTGGAGTTATCTCAGCTATAAAAgttgcttatatttatatagaatcATTAGAAATGTGTGCCATTATGGGAGTTCGTACTGCATATAATGTTATAAAAGATAATgtaaaagaaatttgtaaagCATATGAAAATGTTAATGAAGATTCTGCTCGcctaataaaattatcaacaatTTTAAGAGGTGTGGAGAAGACCTCAAAGGTACTTATTTTTGTTCACACTAAAAACGTTGCTAGAGCATTATACAAGTTTCTTTGTGACAATTTTGGTATGTATAATCCTAGAATGGTATTTGGTCATGGTGGATATGATGGTATGTTATGGGAAGGTGAACAAGAGCTTGCAATTAGGGATTTTGCAACAGGTGACTGTAACTTAATTGTGGCTACTTCCGTTTTAGAAGAAGGACTTGATGTTGCTGAATGTGATGTAGTTATTTCTTTTACTTCCATTAAAAGTCTTATTCAATTTATTCAAGTAAGAGGTCGAGCCAGAAAACATGGaagtaaattttattcatttcaaACTATGCATGAAAGTAAAATAACTTCTAAAATTAGAAAGcaagaagaaattttaaaatatgttcttCGAACTTATTCTGATTCACATTGTCTTTTTTCCAATTTATCTAaggaaattattaaaaaaatacataatcagTTCATCAATAATTCTTCTAAtacaaaagttaattttgataataaagacCAAGGGAGTTTCTCATTCTTGATCTATGTGGAAACAAAGAATATTGATATTTCTACAATAAAAGAAAGGCTTTTTGAAGTACTTCAAGAATGCAATGAGTTTCAAGTCAAACAGCTAGAGATTATTAACACCACAGCAGAACTGAAATCATCCACTCATCGAGTGTTTACAAAAAGTTGTATAGTTTTTCTTGTTGGTGTGCATACAAAATCACATTCATCCACTTCTCTAGATGCTTACTTGCAATTTTGTAGaacatttaactttaatataaaagttgatgATATTTGTATATGCCCATCATGGACCCAGTTTAGTATTAAAACATGTAATAATGAAGTGTTAAATCTACAAGTTAAATCTACAAAACTTGGTATTGgatattttgttgacaaaaCATCATGTGTTGTAGTAAAAGAGACTCCTATAGAAAActgtttattttctaaaaaagaaattttgataagttattcagagtttttagttgattttgttGTTAAAGTGCCATTGACATTTCTTGGAAATTTTGCTTTGATATCTATTGACAAGGATTACTTCTCGTTAAACATGGTGTTATTGCATGCACCTTacatttgcaaaataaaaaataatgcgtATGTAAGATCATTGAAATCAAATTTatcagaaatattttcaaaatactcaTTACTTCAAATAACCTTtccaattaataaaattcaggATGTTCAACAAGTACTATTTTCACCTATATTGTTTCCCATTCCACATTTCTATGTTAAACTAAATTGTGTTCAGACTGAAAATTATTGTAACCAAGATTTATGCAAGCAGCTATCAGAGTCTATAGAATGGTACCTAGGTTGCATAAAAGACTCAAGAATGCTTTGTTTACCAACTGAGCCacttaatgatataaaaaatcatgTGGACAATCAAATAAGTTCAGAACTTCAAAGAAGCGAAGTTCTTGAGTTATGTGAAGCAGCATTAAAAGCGGTATTCAGTCGTTTAAATAAGTACTCTTACTTTgatcatttttttacaatttatgaaAACGAGTTTAATCATATGTTAAAAATTCCTATTTCAAAAAGAGATATTCTTCATGACGTAGTTCCTTCGAATTGTGTAATGATCAAACGTGTTGTTGCAACACCTACTCGAATTGTGATGTTGCCTCCAGTTCCAGTTGCATCAAACCGAATGATACGTTTACTTAGTTATTACAATATTCTAATAGTTTCTTTTAGAGACGAAGATATGTCAAAACTCCATGACTCTGATACTCATGATTACATTTCTTTTCTTATGAAAGATGGGATTATGGTGAGTAAGTctagatattatttttttgctacttCAGCAAGTCAACTCAGAGATCATAAAACCTATTTTATTGAAGTGCCTTCTAATAATGAAGTCAAAAATCTGAGAAGTAAAATTGTTCCATCAcctgaagaatttaaaaatgttgcaaagtATATGTCTCGCCTTGGTCTTTATGCTACAGCTGATATGAAAACTCGTTTTAGGATAAGTACTAATATGTACTCCTGGACAGATGACCTAAAAGCAAAGAATGGTGAACTAACCACTGATGGATGTGGTAAAATCTCTTTGACAATGTGTGCTCACATTgcaaatattcttaaaattgaTAAACCTTCAGCACTACAAATTAGATTTTCTGGTATAAAAGGAATACTGGTGTGCACAAATGATGATGatccagatttaaaaaataaaccatttgCTTTCCGCCCATCtatgaaaaagtttgaaaataatgacaTGACATTTTGCATTACTtcttattcaaaatataattctTTGAGTTTAAATAGAGAAGTTATCAATCTTTTAAATGCTGTTGATTCTAATttgttttctaaagttttaattaaaattcagcAAAATGAATTACAAAAGATGGTTGATATTTTCAATAATGAAAGGTTTGCTAGAAATTCTCtgtatgaatttttttcaaaagaaaaaatagataatttatcTATAGTTAACATTCACCACGAAAGGTTTTGGTTTTCTATTCTTCAAGGAATTTATCGTCTTAAAGTGTCTGATTTAGTGAAAAGATCAAGTATACCTGTTGAAAAAGGGTGTTTGCTAGTTGGAGTGGCTGATCCAATTGGCATTTTGGAAGAAGgagaaatatttttacaaatagagtATGACAGCAAGAAAGAAATTATAACAGGTGATGCATTAGTATACAGAAATCCCTGTTTACATCCAGGTGACCAGAGAGTTGTATGCTGCGTTGATAAACCCTCTTTACGTTATCTAGTGAATGTTGTTGTATTCCCTGTAAAAAACTGTGAATGTTCTTTTGCTGCATCTTGCAGTGGTGGTGATCTTGATGGTGATCAATTTGCAATTATATGGGATACAAATCTTATTCCACCAAGGCATTTGATATACCCTCGTTTTGACTACTCACAACTAACTTTAGTTAATCCATTGATTAAAAATGTTGATGTTACAGATGAGAATGTTATTGTagacttttttatgaaatttatgaaGAATGACAGTTTAGGCAGAATTGCTCATAAACATCTTGCACTTTgtgattttattgaaaatggagCTCGTAATCCATTAGCTGTTGAATTAGCTAAATCTCAAGCTGCAGCTGTTGACTATCCTAAAACTGGAATACTTCCAAAAGTTCCTGAAGAGGCACTCAAGCTTTTAAAGCAGCATACTTCGACTGATGGTTATCCAGATTTTATGGGGAAAAAAATCTCTTACCCCTCGAAAAAAATATTGGGTTTTCTTTATCGTGAATGTAAATctattggttttaattttgatttggtaagtaaagaaaatatagaaaatgtgTTTGGATTTCGACTGTATGTAGCAGGTTATCAAGAATATATGAAAGATGCTTTAGAAGTTTATGCTTGTTACGttcataatattaaaatgatcATGTCACGGTTTGAATTGAAAGCCGAAGCTGATGTGGTTTTAGGTTGTGCAACATATAGTTGGAGTATTCATCTTAATGCTGATAGAGGAAAAGCTGCAAAGTCTATTGCTGAATGCTACCAAgcattggtaaaaaaatttcgtgaaattttctttagtgatattaatgattttgcttctaaaattaaaaaagcttgtgCATGGTACAACTTGGTTAatgataaaactataaaaattattggccataataaaaaatatttaagttttccTTGGGTTATAAGTGATGTGCTATGTGAAGTATTCCAAAGGAAACACAATCAAAGACCAAGTAATTTTTATCTCGACATTGGATTATCTGCTCTCAATTATTTTAGCAAGAGTTCATCATTATTACTAAAGATCATCGcagataaaacaaaagttttgaataCAATTGGTTATGGAATTCAAAg GTTTGTAAAAAAGGAGTTTGAAGTTGACAGGGCATTTAGAGTATCTACATATGGCTCAACATCAATTTATGTGTGTGAACCTGAATCAGATGTCGATATATGTATATTTGCTGAGCAGTGTGTTTTTTCAAGTAACATATTCCCTATACAAATGAGACTACACATGAATGACTTTTCTaatgatgaaaaagaaaaacatattttacagtTTGTGATTTCGCGAGCATTAGATTCAGTGGTATCTTCCAAAAGAGAAGTTTTAGATGCTAAAATTCCAATTATTAAATGTGTGATAGGTGACGAAGACAGTGCAGTCAGTTGTGACATTTCGATGAACTTGATTGGTAAACTTAAAACACAGTATAttcattttctttatcaaaGTAATTGTTTGTATTTACCTTTATTTTGGATATTAGTGAGCTGGGCAAGGGTTGTTGGTTTAGTAAAAAGTGCTATAAATTCTACTGGAGTCATGGATACAGCTGAATTTTACTCCCTTATTATTGGTTTAATGAATACAGATAAATACGAAAACTTgtttgttgaaaataatcgGTATAGTTCAATTTCATATCTTTATAGCTGCTtagacaaacttaaaaaaagagataaacaTAAACTAGGATTTATGTTGCACACTTTCTTTCGAAAAGCTGCAAATTTGAGAGGTAATATGGTATTTTATTGGCCAGCACCTAATATTCCAGAAGTTACAATTGATTCCAAAGtaactgaaaaaatatcaatttttgcACAGAGTGCATTTCACTCAGTAtcagcaacaaaaaatattaatgagtTGTTCTTACATGCTTTGAaatcaaaaatgaatttaatagaGTATTCAATTAAATTGCCACTTTCTGTGTCCTATGCAATGACACAGGCTTGCTCCTTTCATTCAAGTCGGCTTTCAAAACTAACTGGTGCAGTTGTTTCTATAACTCCAAAAGAAGGGACAAAAAATCTTTTGGTTACTGCTGTGGGTTCCAGTTTATCTATCAATCTTCTTCGTTCAGAAATACGTGATCTTATTCATACAAACAAAGCTTTAGTTTTAGGcgtgttacttaaaaaaaagtcaaaatattttatggagGGTTCATCATTATTAATTGTTGAAGGAAAAACACTGACCTATAatccaattttaaaatttgaagcaaGTTTAGGTGCATTTGAACTATTACATACATCCAATAGAAAAGATTCTTTGTATGTAGAAACAGACTTGGATCCATTACCTTCGTGGTTGGATGAAGAGTTTACAAGATTCCAAACTTGTATTATTGTGCAGATGTCAAAGTTTCCACATACAAAAAGTATTCCTATTGATGCAACTGTACGATatggttgtttttatttaattgatctCTGTAAACAATTGCCTGACTCTAcaacttgtttaaaaatgagTGAAATCAATCGATCTATTGAAAGAGGTTGCATTAATCGTAAAAAATGGAACAGGGTAGATTACAATTCATCAAGCAGCAATAAAAG TTGTAGATGTAGTTGTAAATTTTGA